One Legionella lansingensis genomic region harbors:
- a CDS encoding slipin family protein produces the protein MFSFMGFFIIVLIIFLMSALRVLREYERGVIFFLGRFWRVKGPGLIVVIPVLQQMVRVDLRTVVMDVPSQDVISRDNVSVRVNAVLYFRVVEPQSAIIQVENYFEATSQLAQTTLRSVLGQHELDEMLAEREQLNSDIQKILDAQTDGWGIKVSNVEIKHVDLDESMIRAIAKQAEAERDRRAKVIHAEGELQASEKLLQAAQVLAQQPQSMQLRYLQTLSTLATNNASTIIFPMPMELGELLCKLKSK, from the coding sequence ATGTTTTCGTTTATGGGTTTCTTTATCATTGTCCTTATCATCTTCCTAATGTCTGCGCTGCGTGTTTTAAGGGAATATGAGCGTGGGGTAATTTTTTTCCTTGGGCGATTTTGGCGGGTCAAAGGACCAGGGTTGATTGTTGTTATCCCTGTGCTCCAACAAATGGTAAGGGTTGATTTGCGGACCGTTGTTATGGATGTACCAAGCCAAGATGTTATTTCGAGAGACAACGTATCGGTTCGCGTGAATGCCGTATTATACTTCCGTGTCGTGGAACCTCAAAGTGCTATTATCCAAGTTGAGAATTATTTTGAAGCAACCAGTCAACTTGCACAAACGACCCTACGCTCTGTGCTGGGCCAGCACGAATTGGATGAAATGTTGGCTGAAAGAGAGCAATTAAATAGTGATATCCAAAAAATATTGGATGCACAAACGGATGGCTGGGGTATTAAAGTTTCAAATGTAGAAATCAAGCATGTGGATTTGGATGAGAGCATGATTCGTGCTATTGCTAAACAGGCTGAGGCAGAGCGAGATAGACGAGCTAAGGTGATTCATGCAGAGGGTGAGTTACAGGCCTCCGAAAAACTGCTACAAGCTGCTCAGGTTCTTGCGCAACAGCCGCAATCCATGCAATTGCGCTATTTGCAAACCTTGTCAACCTTAGCAACCAATAATGCTTCGACCATTATATTTCCTATGCCAATGGAACTCGGGGAATTGCTTTGCAAGTTAAAAAGCAAGTAA
- a CDS encoding macro domain-containing protein has product MPVQTQSYTIPAKSRSLIVCAGTVTCRNVSEMGSGFTVFKTYFNQHKHVNGKGTWEDALNGLLAKFHRIEQEMPSYVRLAEQDGYIGGVGTVPVRGAKGLTFKEFSNDKEREQAFIGQYKKAVRDAIADAKELQRPLYIQPLGIGVYGWDPELAATLFAETIRDADPNNEVDITIPIFGENSKRFEAALHQALKTSAS; this is encoded by the coding sequence ATGCCCGTTCAAACCCAAAGCTATACTATCCCCGCCAAGTCTCGCTCGCTCATCGTTTGTGCAGGCACTGTAACTTGCCGAAATGTGAGTGAGATGGGCTCAGGTTTCACTGTCTTTAAGACTTATTTTAATCAACATAAACACGTTAATGGGAAGGGAACCTGGGAAGATGCATTGAATGGTTTATTAGCAAAATTTCACAGAATAGAACAAGAAATGCCTTCCTATGTACGTCTAGCTGAGCAAGATGGTTACATTGGAGGGGTGGGGACTGTTCCTGTAAGAGGAGCAAAGGGCTTAACTTTCAAAGAATTTAGTAACGACAAGGAAAGAGAACAAGCTTTCATTGGACAATATAAAAAAGCCGTTCGGGACGCCATAGCGGATGCCAAAGAATTACAGCGCCCACTCTATATCCAACCTTTGGGTATTGGCGTGTATGGCTGGGATCCTGAATTAGCAGCAACGCTGTTTGCTGAAACAATAAGAGACGCCGATCCAAATAATGAAGTCGATATTACTATTCCCATATTTGGTGAAAACTCCAAACGCTTTGAAGCAGCGTTACACCAAGCGTTGAAAACATCGGCTTCGTAA
- a CDS encoding integration host factor subunit beta, whose product MIKSQLIANLAAKMTHLPEKQVTDSINRILDLMSQALIDGQRIEIRGFGSFSLHYRPPRNAHNPKTGEKVVTHAKYSPHFKPGKELRERVDASRAKVKLQKQDAKDRD is encoded by the coding sequence ATGATTAAATCGCAACTCATTGCAAACCTTGCTGCCAAAATGACACATCTGCCTGAGAAGCAAGTCACAGACAGCATAAATCGCATTTTAGACTTAATGAGCCAAGCGCTCATTGATGGTCAGCGCATTGAAATAAGAGGCTTTGGAAGTTTTTCTCTTCATTATCGACCGCCTCGCAATGCTCATAACCCTAAAACCGGTGAAAAGGTCGTCACCCATGCAAAATACAGCCCTCACTTCAAACCGGGGAAGGAGTTGAGAGAGCGGGTGGATGCCTCACGCGCCAAAGTAAAGCTACAAAAACAAGACGCGAAAGACAGGGATTAA
- a CDS encoding class I SAM-dependent methyltransferase — MLVLYLMLFILTIFTGIQWMQQRSIKRWKKDLNLEQHFAIYRSLYADVDGFTLSRAARMNHDSMEYVYGEIEFESFIALLALCHPNPSTIFYDLGSGVGKAVIACALVFDVKKSCGIEILPALHECALMQQQRLGKLPAYEEKASHIEFKLGDLLKAQFRDASLIFINATAFFGESWLSISQHMEQINPGALVISTSKALRSNLFKISKVTEVAMSWGIVRAFIQERQSPSKNQEDIYTQ, encoded by the coding sequence ATGTTAGTTCTCTACTTAATGCTCTTCATTTTAACCATTTTTACTGGCATTCAATGGATGCAACAACGATCAATTAAGCGCTGGAAAAAAGACCTAAATTTAGAGCAGCACTTTGCAATATATCGAAGCCTTTACGCAGATGTTGATGGTTTTACATTATCTCGTGCTGCAAGAATGAACCATGACTCCATGGAATATGTTTATGGCGAAATCGAATTTGAATCATTTATTGCTTTACTAGCATTATGCCATCCTAATCCCTCCACTATTTTTTATGATCTAGGTAGTGGTGTAGGTAAAGCAGTTATTGCTTGCGCTCTCGTGTTTGATGTGAAAAAAAGTTGCGGCATTGAAATTTTACCCGCTCTCCATGAGTGTGCACTCATGCAACAGCAACGCTTAGGAAAACTACCAGCGTATGAGGAGAAAGCCTCTCATATTGAATTTAAACTGGGCGATCTTTTAAAAGCGCAATTTCGCGATGCATCTCTGATTTTCATCAATGCGACAGCCTTTTTTGGCGAAAGCTGGCTAAGTATAAGCCAACATATGGAGCAAATAAATCCCGGCGCGTTGGTCATTTCTACGAGTAAAGCCCTGCGATCAAATTTATTTAAGATATCTAAGGTCACTGAGGTTGCAATGAGCTGGGGTATTGTTCGGGCTTTTATTCAGGAGCGTCAATCCCCAAGCAAGAATCAGGAGGATATTTATACCCAATAA
- the dcd gene encoding dCTP deaminase yields MSIRSDRWIEKMALEHGMISPFQREQVRETGNGRIISYGVSSYGYDVRCANEFKIFTNINSAIVDPKAFDASSFVDVQSDVCIIPPNSFALARTVEYFRIPRNVLTICLGKSTYARCGIIVNVTPLEPEWEGHVTLEFSNTTPLPAKIYANEGVAQMIFLQSEEVCAVSYRDRGGKYQGQKGVTLPRT; encoded by the coding sequence ATGTCGATAAGATCAGATCGTTGGATAGAAAAAATGGCTTTGGAACATGGCATGATCTCTCCTTTTCAGCGCGAGCAGGTGCGGGAGACTGGCAATGGGCGCATTATTTCTTATGGTGTCTCCAGTTATGGCTATGATGTGCGCTGCGCTAATGAGTTTAAAATTTTTACCAATATCAATTCTGCAATTGTCGATCCGAAGGCATTTGATGCAAGCAGTTTTGTTGATGTTCAATCTGATGTTTGCATTATTCCTCCAAACTCGTTTGCTTTGGCGCGCACGGTAGAATATTTTCGTATCCCTCGAAATGTCTTAACGATCTGCTTGGGTAAATCCACTTATGCACGTTGTGGCATCATTGTTAATGTGACCCCTCTTGAACCAGAGTGGGAAGGGCACGTGACTTTGGAGTTTTCTAATACGACGCCACTTCCTGCTAAGATTTATGCTAATGAAGGTGTTGCTCAAATGATATTTCTTCAATCTGAAGAAGTGTGTGCTGTTTCCTATCGCGATAGGGGTGGCAAATATCAAGGACAAAAAGGAGTAACGTTGCCGCGCACATAA
- a CDS encoding NfeD family protein gives MLPAVFASKIVELQIKGAIGPATADHISRSIANAQNASLILIVIDTPGGLDKSTRLIVQAILSSKVPIVTYVAPNGARAASAGTFLVYASTVAAMAPGTHLGAASPVSLMEGMEKESKKEDKSSMEKKVTSDAVAYIRALAQLRGRDVKFAEKAITDAATLTATEALKAGVINIIAKNREDLLQQLHGMMVMQDGQKIQLDTKKSAIEEVTPGWRMRFLQVITDPTVAYLLLLLGIYGIFFELVNPGFVLPGVIGAISILIALYALQLLPISYAGLGLIILGFIFIIAEAFAPSFGALGFGGTVAFIVGSILLIDAEHASFQIAWSAILAMAAANLLILLALVIMTVKSRKRKLQHGVGTLLGAEGRTLGPINLQGQAVIKGEIWAVHARQPIATNKRIKVVATNGLQLEVEETNNEKNGVGTSQVK, from the coding sequence ATGCTGCCTGCAGTGTTTGCGAGCAAAATAGTTGAATTACAAATCAAAGGAGCAATTGGACCTGCAACAGCTGATCATATTTCCAGAAGTATTGCTAATGCTCAGAATGCTAGTCTCATTCTCATTGTTATTGATACACCTGGTGGGCTTGATAAATCCACACGCTTGATTGTACAAGCAATATTATCTTCCAAAGTTCCAATAGTGACTTATGTTGCTCCGAATGGTGCTCGTGCTGCAAGTGCAGGCACTTTTTTAGTTTATGCCAGCACAGTTGCAGCAATGGCCCCAGGGACTCATCTGGGGGCTGCTAGTCCTGTAAGTTTAATGGAGGGCATGGAAAAAGAGAGTAAGAAAGAAGATAAATCCTCTATGGAAAAAAAGGTAACAAGTGATGCGGTTGCCTATATTCGCGCACTGGCACAATTGCGTGGTCGGGATGTGAAATTTGCAGAGAAAGCAATTACTGATGCAGCAACCTTAACTGCGACAGAGGCACTAAAAGCAGGAGTTATCAACATCATCGCCAAAAATCGCGAGGATCTTTTACAGCAACTTCATGGAATGATGGTTATGCAGGATGGACAAAAAATTCAACTAGATACCAAAAAATCTGCAATAGAGGAAGTGACCCCAGGTTGGCGGATGAGATTTTTACAAGTGATTACTGATCCAACGGTTGCTTATTTGCTGTTGCTCTTGGGTATATATGGTATTTTCTTTGAGTTAGTAAATCCTGGTTTTGTGCTTCCAGGTGTTATTGGTGCGATTTCTATTCTAATAGCCCTTTATGCTTTGCAATTGCTGCCTATTAGTTATGCTGGTCTTGGTTTGATTATTTTAGGTTTTATTTTCATCATTGCCGAAGCGTTTGCGCCAAGTTTTGGTGCTCTAGGTTTTGGTGGCACTGTTGCATTTATTGTTGGTTCAATTTTGCTTATCGATGCCGAACATGCCAGTTTTCAAATTGCTTGGTCAGCCATTTTGGCTATGGCAGCTGCCAATCTTCTTATTTTATTAGCTCTTGTCATAATGACCGTTAAATCCAGAAAACGAAAGCTGCAACATGGAGTAGGTACGTTACTTGGTGCGGAAGGTAGGACCTTAGGGCCCATTAATCTTCAGGGACAAGCAGTAATCAAAGGAGAAATCTGGGCGGTGCACGCCCGGCAACCTATTGCGACGAATAAGCGAATCAAGGTAGTAGCCACCAATGGTTTACAACTGGAAGTAGAAGAAACAAATAATGAAAAAAACGGAGTGGGCACTTCACAAGTTAAATAG